One part of the Solanum dulcamara chromosome 8, daSolDulc1.2, whole genome shotgun sequence genome encodes these proteins:
- the LOC129899858 gene encoding uncharacterized protein LOC129899858 — translation MKGANLLSKIDLRFRYHQMRVRKEDIPKTAFRTRYGHYEFLVIPFGLTNAPAIFTDLMNQVFRPYIDQFVVVFIDDILIYSNSKEEHDKHLRIVLQTLKDKEFYAKLQTKGVKVDSSKIEAIVEWKTPKSLIERRYLELIKDYDCIIDYHPSKSNVVADALSRKSFASLHLNSLPLLLELRDMNVHFTLDLYGSVIANLKVKPILHEQVKEAQKLDEKLIKLTKEVQKGEKKDFTLKEDDVLLYQNRLYIPNNDKLRREILNEAHTSPYAMHPGNTKIYQTIKEHYWWNGMKKEITEFISICLVCQQIKGEHQVPVGLLQPLSITK, via the exons atGAAGGGTGCCAATTTATTgtcaaagattgatttaaggtTTAGGTATCACCAAATGCGTGTTAGAAAGGAAGATATTCCTAAAActgcttttagaactcgatacggtcattatgaattcttagtGATACCATTcggattgactaatgctcctgcaatATTCACGGATCTAATGAATCAAGTATTTAGGCCTTATATTGATCAATTTGTGGTGgtctttatagatgatattttaatatattccaatAGTAAAGAAGAGCATGATAAACATCTTCGGATTGTTCTGCAAACTTTGAAGGACAAAGAATTTTATGCTAAActtcaaa CCAAAGGTGTAAAGGTGGATTCTAGTAAAATTGAAGCAATTGTTGAATGGAAAACTCCCAAAAGTCTTATTGag CGCAGATATCTTGAACTcatcaaagattatgactgcaTTATTGACTATCACCCAAGTAAATCTAATGTGGTTGCAGACGCCTTAAGTCGCAAATCCTTTGCAAGCTTGCATCTGAATTCTTTGCCTTTGCTTCTAGAGTTAAGAGATATGAATGTCCATTTTACACTTGATTTGTATGGATCGGTGATTGCTAATTTGAAAGTCAAGCCAATATTGCATGAACAGGTGAAAGAAGCACAAAAGTTAGAtgagaaactcataaaattgaccaaagaagttcaaaagggGGAAAAGAAAGATTTTACATTAAAGGAGGATGATGTCTTgttataccaaaataggttatATATTCCTAATAATGACAAATTAAGGAGAGAAATcttgaatgaagcacatacttcaccatatgcaatgcatcctgGAAATACAAAGATATACCAGACCATCAAAGaacactattggtggaatggtatgaagaaagaaatTACAGAGTTCATTTCAATATGTTTGGTTTGTCAACAAATAAAGGGAGAACATCAGGTTCCAGTTGGGTTGCTACAACCCTTGTCAATAACGAAATAG